TATGGGGTGCAAAAGATATTAGTTTAAAAGTAGATAACGGTGAATTTATAGTATTTTTAGGTCCCTCAGGTTGTGGAAAAACAACCACTTTAAGAATGATAGCAGGTCTTGAAGAAGTTACAGAAGGAACAATTTTAATTGATAATAATGATGTAACTTATTTAGAACCAAGAAAACGAGAAGTAAGTATGGTTTTTCAGAGTTATGCTGTATGGCCTCATATGACCGTATATGAGAATATAGCTTTTCCTTTAAAATTAAGAAAGTTGCCTGAAAAGGAGATAGATAATATAGTTCAGGAAGTTTCAGAAATGGTGAAAATACAGGAATATTTAAAAAGATATCCCAGACAACTTTCTGGAGGACAAAGACAAAGAGTTGCTCTTGCCAGAGCATTGGCGGTAAAACCAAAGATATTCCTTATGGATGAACCATTATCAAATTTAGATGCTAAACTTAGAATAAAGATGAGAACAGAATTAAAGGCTATACATAATAAAACCGGTGCAACAACAATATTCGTTACTCATGACCAATCAGAAGCTCTTTCAATGGCAGATAGAATAGTTATTATGAAAGATGGTAATATAGAGCAGGTTGGAACACCTGATGAAGTTTATTTTGATAGTGAAAATGTTTTTGTGGCAGGATTTATAGGGACTCCGCCTACAAATTTCTTTAGAATGAATATTAAGAATGAAGGGGATAAAATAGTTTTCTATAATGAAGAATTAAAATTTAGTTTGTCAGATAAGATTAAGCAATTACTAAAAAATTATAATAAAGATGAAATTATTCTTGGAATAAGACCAGAAAGTTTTAAAATAGTTTCAAAAGATGAGGCTATATTTAGCAGGGATATACTTGTTGTGGAACCACAAGGTTCCCATCAAATTATAGCGATTGAAATTGGAGAGCAAATAATAAAAATTGTTTCACCATCGTTTCCAAAATATAGTTCTGGTGAAACTATACATATTTCATTTGATGAAGAAAGGGTAATGTTATTTGATATAGAAACAGAAAAGAGAATAAGGGAGTGAAAAAATGAATATGGCATTGTTGCATTATCGTGGTGGATTAATGGATGGAGTATCTTTGGAGATGGATAAATGGAAAAAGGTATTGGAAAAACTTGGGCATAATGCCGATATTGTGGCTGGCAATAAAAAGGAAGGTGTTGATAATTACATTGAAGATATAGGTTTTGAAAATAAATTATATAGAATTATAAATAAAAATGCATTTGAGAAATTAGAAGATTTTACAGAAGATGAACTAGTAAAAGCTATAGAATTAGAAAGTGATAAGTTATTAAAAAATTTTGAAAAAGGACTTGAAAAATATGATGTTATTTTTCCAAATAATATATGGTCTTTAGGAGCATTCCTTCCAACAGCAATTGCTTTAAAAAGATATGCAGATTTACATCCTGAAAAATTATTTATAGCTCACCATCATGATTTCTGGTGGGAAAGAGAGTATTTTCTCAATTCAACCTCTAAAAAAATTGAAAAATTGTTGGAATATTATTGCCCTCCCGTTGGAAAAAATATCAAACATATGGTAATTAATTCAATTGCAAAAGAAGAATTAAAAAAGAGAAAAAATGTTGAAGCAACTGTAGTTCCTAATGTGATGGATTTTGAAGAAAAATCATTTATTATAGAGGGATTGAATAAAAAAATTAGGGAATATTATGATATTCCAAAGAATAGCATTATCTTTTTGCAAGCAACTCGTGTAACAAGAAGAAAAGCAATTGAATTGGCAATAGATTTAATTGAAGTGTTCAATAAAAAGGTTAAAGATAAAAAAGGTGAAATTTTGTATAATGGAGAAAGGTTTAATGGTGAAATACTTCTTGCATTTTCAGGAATGTGTGAAGATGATGTATATTTTGACGAATTGAAAAAAAAGGCAAAAGAGCTTAATGTAAAGATTCTTGATATGTATAATGCAGTTGAAAAAGGAATATGGAGCTTTTGGGATTTGTACAATATTTCTGATATAATTACATATCCATCAATTCTTGAAGGTTGGGGGAATCAGTTGTTAGAAGCAATTGTTGCCAAAAAACCTGTTGTTCTCTTTGAATATGAAATATTTTTAAGCGATATTAAAAATTCAGGGCTTGAATATATTAATCTTGGAAATGAATATGAAATGATTGATGGTTTTGTGACAGTAAATAGGGAGATTTTAGAAAAAGCAGCAGATGAATTAATAGAAATTCTATTTAACAAAGAGAAATATTATGGTATAATAGAAAGAAACTTTGAAGTAGGGAAAAAATATTTTAGTTTTAATACGTTAGAAAATATTATTCGTAATTTACTTAAATGAGGGGGGCAAAAAATATGGCAACTATTGACGATGTTGCCAAATTAGCCGGTGTTTCTACGGCAACAGTTTCAAGGGTATTAAATAATACTGCTAATGTTAGTGAAGAAACTCGTGCAAAAGTATTATATGCTATAGAAAAATTGAATTTTAAACCAAAATTTTCTGCGAAGGCTCTGGCAAAAAGCAAAAAAAGATTTAAAATAGGATTAGGACTTGGGAAAAGAATGCAACTATTGAGAGATGAAAGTGATGAACTTGGAGGACAATTTTATGGAATAATTGTTAGAGAAATAAAAGCATTGGCAATGATGCATGGAGCAATTGTAAAGGAGTTATGGTTGGAAGATGATTTGTATGAAAAATTTGATGGCTTTATTCTTGTAGGCCTTGATGTAACGAGGGAAATATTGAAAAAATTTAAGGATACAGAAAAACCTATCGTGTTATTGGACCATTATATTACAGGTGAAGAAATAGATAGCGTACTTTCAGATAATTATAATGGAGCTTTCTGTGCTGTGAATTATTTGATTAATAAAGGATATAAAGATATTATACATATTCATGGACCATTAACATCTTATAGTTTTAAACGAAGACATGATGGATATATTGATGCAATGAAAAACGCGAAACTTAAAAGTCAATGTTATGAATATGATGATGTGAAAAATAATATTGACGTTGTAATACAAAAAATCATAAAAGGTAAAATACCAGAAGCTATTTTTGCTTCTAATGATATAACTGCAATGAGGATAATAAGTGAATTAAAAAAATATAAAATAGGGATTCCAGATAAAGTTAAAATAATAGGATTTGATGATATTCCTATGGCTAAAAAGTTTAATCCCCCTCTTACAACAGTAAAGGTATTTAAACAGGAGATGGGAAGTATAGCATTTAAAAGGTTATATGAATTAATGTTAAATGAAAATATTCATCCTACGCGAATTTCCGTTTATACTAAGTTTATAAGAAGAAAAAGTGGATAATAAAAAGGGATAACTGAGAAGGTTATCCCCTTTTATTTTCTAAAAAAATATTTTTAGGTTCTGTAATTATTCCCATCATAATAATATCATAATATTTATTTTTTATGTAAACTGCTTCTCTTCGTTTTCCCTCTTCTATAAAACCAAGTTTTTTATATAACTCATATGCTTTTGGATTGTTGGAAAAAACCTCCAATTCAAGTCTGTGTATTTTTGGATTTTCCAAACACCACGTAATATGATTTTTTATTAATAATCTGCCAATTCCAATACCCCTAAACCGCTCTAAAACAGAAACTCCCAGTTTTGCCGTTTTTTGAATTCTTCTTCTTTTTAAATTCCATTGAATATCACAATTAGCTATAATATTTTCATTATATCTTGCAATTAATGTTCTAAATCCAAAATTTTTATTTGAAAAATCAATTAAGGTTTTTATTTCTTTTTCCGAAAGATCAAATTCATCAGCTGTTGTTAAAAGTGTTTCAGAATTTTCAAATATTGTGTTGAAAAAATCCAATAAATTCTTTGAGTCATTTTTATTTGGATAATCAATATGAATTCCATGATTACCTTTTACAAAAACATAATATTCCTTTTGTAAAATAGCACCATATTTTTTTAAGGCATTTTTTAGTTTTTCCTGTGAAGGATATAAGCTTATAAGATATTCATCTGCTGTATAATTTTTTATATCATTTAAAGCCTGAAGAATAAGAGACGGATTATATACTGAGAATTCCATTAATTCGACTTTGTTATTTTTTACAATATAAAATGCCAGGATTTCATTTTCATTTCCTAAAAATCTAAAAGTATAACCGCTTTTATAAAAGTTTATAAGATCCCATACTGTAAATGGAATATTTATTTTTTTAAGTAATTTCAGAATAGAATATATTATTTCATTTTCAATAATAAAATCGAGGAATGTCTGTGTATTACCTTGAACATATTTATTTTTCATTTTGAAAACAGAAAATTTACCAATATTGTTAATATACAATGTGTCATTTTTTACTTCTGAAAAGAAGTAGATATTTCTTTTAGGGATATTAATAGTATTTTCTAAAATATTTATTATTTCTGTATTATCCTTTACATGGAAGAAAAAATCACCATAATCATTTCTATAAATTTTCCTCACCTCTATATTGAAATGCCTCTGATACATGTTCAACAGTTACATATTTTGAATCATTTAAATCAGCTATAGTTCTTGAAACCTTTAAAACTCTATTTATTCCTCTGCCAGTCATTTTAAAGGCTTTTGCACCTTCTTTTAAAAATTCTTCAGCTTTTTCATCAAGTTTTATATATTTCTTAACTTCTTTTTGTGTAAGTTTTCCATTTAATTTGTTTTGCCTCTTTATCTGGATTTTGCTTGCACGTTCTACTCGTTCTTTAATAGCTTCAGATGATTCTTCTGAAAAGTCATTTAATAATTCGTCTATTTTTACACGAGGAACAGTGATTTTTATGTCAATTCTATCTGAAATTGGTCCTGAAATCTTTCTATTATAATTTATTATTTGATTTATAGAACATGTACATTCATGTTCAGGATCGCCATAATAACCACAAGGGCATGGATTTTGGGCAGCGACAAGCATAAACTTCGCTGGATATGTTGCGACAACCTTTGCACGAGAGATAGTGACAATGCCATCTTCAAGTGGTTGTCTTAAAGCTTCTATAACATCTGTTCTAAATTCTGGAAATTCATCTAAAAACAAAACACCATTATGTGCCAAACTTATTTCACCAGGTTTGGAATCAGAACCGCCACCAATAATTGAGGCTGTTGATGCCGAATGATGAGGCGCTCTAAATGGACGTTTCCTGATAATCTTATTGAGATAACCATATATAGAATATATTTTTGTTGATTCAATTATTTCTTCTCGTGTCATTTCTGGAAGTATAGTTGGGATTCTTCTTGCAATCATTGTTTTTCCGGATCCTGGGCTTCCTTTCATTAAAAGGTTGTGAAATCCCGCTGCAGCAATTTCAGCAGCCCTTTTGGCAAAATATTGCCCTTTAATATCAGAAAAATCAATTTGTTCTTCATTTTCTTCATAAAATTTTTCCCCAGGTGCAGCCTTATATTTTTCTTTTTTTTCATTATCGAAAATATAGATTATTTCAGATAAATGAGATATAACATAAACTTCATTGTTTTCCTCTAAAAATAAAGCTTCCTCTTCATTCTCTTTAGGGATGATGAATTTAGCGTTTTTTTCTTTTTGAGCTAATTCAAGTAACAATAAAGTAATTCCGGGTATTCCTCTTATTTCCCCATTTAATCCGATTTCACCAAAAATATAATAATCATCTATATCAAAATTAATTTGTTTAGAGGCTAATAATATTCCAACAGAAATAGGTAAATCAAAATGCGTTCCCTGTTTTTTTAAATTACTTGGTGCCAGATTTACTGTTACGTTTCCATTTGGAAAATTAAAACCGGAATTTCTAATAGCACTAAAAACTCTTTTTTGACTTTCAAGAATGGCAGTATTTGGCATTCCAACTATTTTAAAAACCTGTTGTGTTGAACGAGAGTTAATATCCACTTCTACAAGTATAGTTTTTACTTCAAAACCGCTTACAAAAGCACTTTTAACTCTTGAATACTTCATCCCTTACCTCCTTTTTAAAAATAATAGCCTCTATTATTATACCAGATATTCACAATTGCTATATATTAAGTTCTTCTATTTTTATATTTGCTTAACATTTTCAATGTATAATTGCAAATGGTTTGCAATTACAAAATATGGAGGTGGTGTAGTAATGAAAAAAAGCCTATTTTTGGCAGTTATTTTAATTATTGGTGTTTTAGGATATTCTTTAAATATTTCCGTTTCAATATATCCATATTATCTTGTTTTGAAAGATATTGTATCCAATGAGGATCAAATTAACATCATTGTACCAGCAGGTAAAAGTCCCCATACTTATTCTGTTTCCTCGAAGGATTTAATAAAGATATATAAAAGTGATCTTGTAATTTTTAACGGACTTAATTCAGAAGTGTTCTTAAATAAAGTTATAACTAATATCAAAAAGAAGAATATCAGCTATATTTTTGCTGGTGAGGTTATTCCAGAGGATATGATTATAGGTAGTAACCCTCATATATGGTTAGATCCAGAATTAATGTATAAATATATAATTCCAGAGATTACCAATAAACTCATTTTGTTAAATCCTGAAAAAAAGGAATTATATTCCGAAAATTCTAAAAAACTTATAAAAAAATTAGAATTAATGGATGAATACTTGAAGATTAAATCCTCTGAAATAAACGGAAGTATTATTACATTCCATAATTCATTTCCATATTTTGCAAGACATTATAATATAAAAATAGCTGGAGTTATTGAAAAATCACCAGGTGTAGAGCCATCGATTGCAGATATGAAAAAATTATACGATTCTGCGAGAAAAAACAATATAAAAGGTGTTTTTTCTGAACCGCAATTAAATCAAAAAATTGCAGAAAAAGTTGCCAGGACACTTAAAGTAAACTTAGGAATGCTCGATCCTTTGGGAAATTCCTTTAATAGCATAGATGAGTTATATCTTATTAACTTTTTAAATATCTTAAATACTATTAGGTGATTTTTATGAAACTAACAAAACCCAGAAAAGATATACTTAAATTATATGAAAATATAGATTATCCATTAAATGCAGAAGAAATTTATAATTTACTCAACAAAAAATATGATCTTTCAACAATATATAGAAACCTTAATTTTTTTGAAAAAAATCATATTTTAAAGTCCATAGTATTTTCCGATAAAATAACCTATTATTATCGTCCAAATGGTCATATTCACTATATTTACTGCATAAAATGCAAAAAGTTTGAAAAACTTGATATGTGTTTTGAAAAAGAATACAGTAAATATATTGAAGAAATACTGAAATTTAAAATCACAGATCATATTCTTTATTTTGAAGGCATATGTTCTAATTGCCAGCATGAGGGGGAGGGTAAGCAATGAAAAAGGAAAAGGTTATAAGCGTTAATAACCTTAATTATTCTGTTGAAGATAATGAGATACTAAAATTCATTACCTTTGATATATATAAAAAAGATTTTGTTGGAATTATAGGTCCTAATGGTGCAGGAAAATCTACACTCATAAAAATTTTAATTGGAGAAATTGAAAATTATCAGGGTAAAGTAGAGATTAATGGAAAAATTGGATATGTTCCCCAAAAAGATGAATTTGATAGGACTTTTCCAATAAAGGCATATGAAGTTGTATTAATGGGAATGTACAAAAGCGTTGGATTATTAAAAAGATACAAAAAAAGCGATATTGAAAAGGTTAGAGAAACCATGAAAAAGTTAAATATAGAGTATCTTTTTGATAGAAATGTTGGAAAGTTATCTGGTGGTGAATATCAAAAAGTATCTCTTGCAAGAGCACTGGTAAGCGATCCAGATATATTAATACTTGATGAACCAGAAGCAGGAGTAGATAAAAAAGGACAAAATATGATTTATGATATTCTTGAACGATTAAATGATGAACTCGGCTTAACGATAATACTTGTGAGTCATGATATTTCAATGGTTGTAAAAAAGACAAATAAAGTTATGTGTTTAAATAGAACCTTACATTGTCATAAGAATGCAATTGATGTAACTGCTGATGATTTAAAGAATATATACGCTGAAGAGATGGAAATACTTGTACATATTAATCAGCCGTTGAAAGTGGTGAGCAAAAATGATTGAATTATTCAGTTATGATTTTATGGTATATGCAATTTTATCTGCAGTTTTGGCAGGTTTTAGTGCATCATTATTATCGAATTATATTGTTTTGAAAAAAATGGAGTTTATAGGCGAAGGTGCTGCTCATACAGCCTTTGGAGGAATTGCTTTAGCTATTTTAATTGGATTTAATATTGATATTATGAATATAATTGTAGCACTTCTTTTTGGAACGACTATATTTTTTATTGGTAAAAAAGGAAAAATAAATGAAAATAGTGTAATTGGTATGCTTCTTTCATTTTCAATGGCATTGGGAGTTATATTCTTATATTTAAAACCAGGATATACACCTGAAATTACCAGTTATCTATTTGGAGACATATTAATGGTAACCCAGAAAGATGTAATTATTTTATCCGTTGTGGCTATATTGATTTTATCCCTTGTAATATTGTTTAATAAAGAACTTAAATATTATGCGTTTAATCCGAGGATTGCCAAGATATATGGAGTGCCTATTGACTTAATTGGTTATATATTTTTAATAACAGTATCAATTGTAGTTGTTACTACCGTTAAAATTATAGGGATAATCCTTGTGACTTCATTGCTTATAACACCTGGCGTAATTGCCAAACTTTTTGCTAAAACACTAAACCAGATGTTAATTATTTCTTCTATAATCGGAATATTCTCTGGATTTTTTGGGATAGTAATTGCATATTATTTGAATATTCCGCCAGGACCATCAATAGTTGTAACATTATTCACCATTTTTGTAATCAGTTATTTATTGAAGAAATTAACAGAAAGGATTATAATACAAAAGAAATAGTTTTTTAGTAAGAAAATATGTTATAATTAAATGTATTTCAATTTAAAAATCGAAAGGGGTGAATTTTATGGATTATCTTAGTTGTAGCGAAGATCCTTTATCTAGACCGCCATAACAAAATAAAAAAAGGAGGAGATAAAAATGGTAAAATTTTACAAAAGAATTGAGCACAAATTAGTGGAGGCAAAAAGCTTTTCTCAAGATGCATTAATTAAGGTAGTAAATCCTTCACAGGATGAAATACACATGTTATCCAGCCTTTTGAACTTTGATCCTGATTTTATTACCGATTCAATGGACGAAGATGAAAGAGCACGTATTGAAATAGATGAAGATACAATATTGCTTATCTTAAAAGTTCCAATGAAAAATGAAGAAGACGATAAAATACCATATAAAACTGTTTCTTTAGGCATAATAATTGGAAAAAATTATACATTGCTTGCAATGAAACAGGAAATTGCATTTATTGAAAAAATGATAGAAACACATTTATTAAATCCACACAAAAAAAGCAGAATGATTTTTCAGATATTCTTTAAAAATGCAAAACTATTTTTGGATTATCTAAAAGAAATAAATAAAACTATAGATTTAATTGAGGAAGAACTACACAGATCTATGAAAAACAACGAATTAGAAACACTGATGTATCTTGAGAAAAGTTTAGTGTACTTCACTACTTCTTTGAGATCGAATGAAATAATGATGGAAAAACTGTTAAAAGGTAAAATTCTGGAATTATATGAAGATGATGAAGATTTGCTTGAAGATACATTAATTGAAAACAGACAGGCTATAGAAGTTACAAATATATATAGTAACATTCTTTCAGGAATGATGGATGCATATGCCTCTGTTATTTCCAATAACCTTAATATAGTAATGAAAATCTTAACTGTTGTTACTATATTAATGCAAATACCAACTATTATTACCAGTTTTTATGGAATGAATGTAAAGTTGCCGTTTCAGGAAAATCCATTAACATATGTAAATATAATTATTTCTTCTATAATAATAATGATTCTAACAGCCTTATTATTTAAAAGTAAAAAATGGATGTAATAAATTAAATGCAGAGAATTACTTCTCTGCATTTAATTTTTCATAGCAGTCTCTAGATAACTCTAAAGTAAAAGACAATTTTAAGGAAAATAGTTACCAAATTCAGAGAAATCTATCAATAATATCATCAAGCAAAATTCTTTCATCATCTTCAAAAGAGTAATAGCCTAAAACAACATGCTTTTGCCCGAAACCATATTTAATTGCAAAATCACGAACCTTCCCTTTTGGATAAGGAGTAATGGGCCATTTAATATCGTATCGAACACAATTTCTTAAAAACACATCAAAGATTTTCATTTCCTCATCACTGAGCTTAAAATAATTAAAAACAAACTCCTTAAAGTTCTTTGTTTTCTTAAAAAGCTCAGTGATGAGTTTTTTTCTTGCTAAATAAAATGGTGAAATATTATAATTCATGTCTTTTCCATCTTCAGAATTCAATAATCTTCTTTCGGCTTTCTTCAAATCAAAATCACTCATCATAACATTAAAAAAATACATCTTCTCATAATTAGCAGAGAAGAATTTAATAATCTTATCCTCCCTTGCTAATTCTCTTAACATTGTTGTTGTCGAAATAACTTTATTTGCATAAAATAAACCTTCTAAAATATTGATAAATAGCGAATTTTTATTTTTGAAAAAACACTTGCAAGTCGTGTTGGAAAGGATAAAATAAAAAAATAAGATGAAAGAATGAAATTTGAAATGAACCCCGGAAGAAAATTTATTTTCTAATAATCAGGGCATTTTTTATAAAAATCATAAAATAAATTAATGATTATTGTCCTTTGAATTAAACAAAAAAAATAACAATAAAAATATATCAGATGATATAATAATTATGTAAATTTATCGAATTTGTCAAAATAAAAATTAATTGAAATTTTACTGGAATTTTACATTATATATTGACATCTTTTTTTTTTTCTGCTAAAATTATTGTGAATTAAATAAGTGAAAATAATATCTTTTAATTATACAATAATATAATATAAAAATTATCCATTTATTGGGTTTTATCTTGAATTGTTAAGCTATAAAATTCACAATATTATCTTTAGTATTATTAAATAAATCACATAATGCCTAAATAAATTTCAAAAATAATTTTGAATTACACTTGTGCATGGTTAGAAATATTATTTAAATATAACTGAGCAAATTCTATAATCAAAAAATTTTCATTTCTCAGCCGGCTGAGTTGTTCTGGTACCAAGAATTTATAAAAAATTTAATAATTTATTTAGAGAGGATGGGTGGTAGGAATTGGATAGAGAAAGTCGAAGAAGAGAAAAAAATGAATTTTGGTGTCCGTATAAAGGAGCTGTATGTTTTTAGATTGCTGGTGGTTGTGTACTTGTAATGGTCCAGGTGGTTGTTACGAAGCCTGTACAATCGTTCAATAAACAAAATTAATTTATTAGTGTCTTCAAAAATAGAAAAAAATAAAGTAAAAAGGAAGTAAAAAATATTACGAAAAGTGAAACCAAAGAAAATGAAGAAGAAAATAGAAAGAAATGGAAAGAAAAATAAGAAAAAGTCAGGTAAGGAAACAAAAAAATGAAAAAAAAAAAGAATAAAAAAATTAAGACTGAACAAAAGAAGATTTAGTTTGTTTAATAGAAAAAATTAAATCATCCCGCTTCATAGAATGAGCTAAGAAAGCAGAGGCGATAAAAAAGAGATTAATAAGATTAGCATCAAGAGAAACTGAATTGATAAAGCGTAATTTGGTATGAGAAAGGATAGATTCTAATCTTGCAAAAAGAGAGAGAATATAAGCAAAAGAGGAATGAGATTTCATACATTCAGAATAAACAAAATCAAGATAAATTTGTTTAGGATTCTTACTCATGGTTTAATCTCTCAGCTAGGAAGTTTAGTTTTAATTAACTATATTAAATAAAAATTTAATACAGTTAAATTATAAAACAGAGAGGTAAACCTCTTTTAAGAATAAGATGAAATTCTGTAAACAATATATTTTAGGAATTTCGAAAGATACTATAACTTATTATACGAGGAGGTAAATTAAAATGAAAAAAAGGATTTATTTAGTTTTTTTTATTTTAATTTTTTCGATGATTATGGTTTTTGCATCTTCAGGCGAAAAAGCTATTAATCAAAAAATGCATAAAATATCACCTCGTAATTTCGAACAACCAACAAAAAAACAATTGGAAACTTTAAAAGTCTATGAAACACATAAAATTGAAAGCGACTCTTTACTTT
This is a stretch of genomic DNA from Marinitoga piezophila KA3. It encodes these proteins:
- a CDS encoding Fur family transcriptional regulator; translation: MKLTKPRKDILKLYENIDYPLNAEEIYNLLNKKYDLSTIYRNLNFFEKNHILKSIVFSDKITYYYRPNGHIHYIYCIKCKKFEKLDMCFEKEYSKYIEEILKFKITDHILYFEGICSNCQHEGEGKQ
- a CDS encoding ABC transporter ATP-binding protein: MATLELINLSKRYGKSVWGAKDISLKVDNGEFIVFLGPSGCGKTTTLRMIAGLEEVTEGTILIDNNDVTYLEPRKREVSMVFQSYAVWPHMTVYENIAFPLKLRKLPEKEIDNIVQEVSEMVKIQEYLKRYPRQLSGGQRQRVALARALAVKPKIFLMDEPLSNLDAKLRIKMRTELKAIHNKTGATTIFVTHDQSEALSMADRIVIMKDGNIEQVGTPDEVYFDSENVFVAGFIGTPPTNFFRMNIKNEGDKIVFYNEELKFSLSDKIKQLLKNYNKDEIILGIRPESFKIVSKDEAIFSRDILVVEPQGSHQIIAIEIGEQIIKIVSPSFPKYSSGETIHISFDEERVMLFDIETEKRIRE
- a CDS encoding metal ABC transporter permease; the protein is MIELFSYDFMVYAILSAVLAGFSASLLSNYIVLKKMEFIGEGAAHTAFGGIALAILIGFNIDIMNIIVALLFGTTIFFIGKKGKINENSVIGMLLSFSMALGVIFLYLKPGYTPEITSYLFGDILMVTQKDVIILSVVAILILSLVILFNKELKYYAFNPRIAKIYGVPIDLIGYIFLITVSIVVVTTVKIIGIILVTSLLITPGVIAKLFAKTLNQMLIISSIIGIFSGFFGIVIAYYLNIPPGPSIVVTLFTIFVISYLLKKLTERIIIQKK
- a CDS encoding metal ABC transporter substrate-binding protein; translation: MKKSLFLAVILIIGVLGYSLNISVSIYPYYLVLKDIVSNEDQINIIVPAGKSPHTYSVSSKDLIKIYKSDLVIFNGLNSEVFLNKVITNIKKKNISYIFAGEVIPEDMIIGSNPHIWLDPELMYKYIIPEITNKLILLNPEKKELYSENSKKLIKKLELMDEYLKIKSSEINGSIITFHNSFPYFARHYNIKIAGVIEKSPGVEPSIADMKKLYDSARKNNIKGVFSEPQLNQKIAEKVARTLKVNLGMLDPLGNSFNSIDELYLINFLNILNTIR
- the mggS gene encoding mannosylglucosylglycerate synthase, which encodes MNMALLHYRGGLMDGVSLEMDKWKKVLEKLGHNADIVAGNKKEGVDNYIEDIGFENKLYRIINKNAFEKLEDFTEDELVKAIELESDKLLKNFEKGLEKYDVIFPNNIWSLGAFLPTAIALKRYADLHPEKLFIAHHHDFWWEREYFLNSTSKKIEKLLEYYCPPVGKNIKHMVINSIAKEELKKRKNVEATVVPNVMDFEEKSFIIEGLNKKIREYYDIPKNSIIFLQATRVTRRKAIELAIDLIEVFNKKVKDKKGEILYNGERFNGEILLAFSGMCEDDVYFDELKKKAKELNVKILDMYNAVEKGIWSFWDLYNISDIITYPSILEGWGNQLLEAIVAKKPVVLFEYEIFLSDIKNSGLEYINLGNEYEMIDGFVTVNREILEKAADELIEILFNKEKYYGIIERNFEVGKKYFSFNTLENIIRNLLK
- a CDS encoding LacI family DNA-binding transcriptional regulator; translated protein: MATIDDVAKLAGVSTATVSRVLNNTANVSEETRAKVLYAIEKLNFKPKFSAKALAKSKKRFKIGLGLGKRMQLLRDESDELGGQFYGIIVREIKALAMMHGAIVKELWLEDDLYEKFDGFILVGLDVTREILKKFKDTEKPIVLLDHYITGEEIDSVLSDNYNGAFCAVNYLINKGYKDIIHIHGPLTSYSFKRRHDGYIDAMKNAKLKSQCYEYDDVKNNIDVVIQKIIKGKIPEAIFASNDITAMRIISELKKYKIGIPDKVKIIGFDDIPMAKKFNPPLTTVKVFKQEMGSIAFKRLYELMLNENIHPTRISVYTKFIRRKSG
- a CDS encoding metal ABC transporter ATP-binding protein, which produces MKKEKVISVNNLNYSVEDNEILKFITFDIYKKDFVGIIGPNGAGKSTLIKILIGEIENYQGKVEINGKIGYVPQKDEFDRTFPIKAYEVVLMGMYKSVGLLKRYKKSDIEKVRETMKKLNIEYLFDRNVGKLSGGEYQKVSLARALVSDPDILILDEPEAGVDKKGQNMIYDILERLNDELGLTIILVSHDISMVVKKTNKVMCLNRTLHCHKNAIDVTADDLKNIYAEEMEILVHINQPLKVVSKND
- a CDS encoding YifB family Mg chelatase-like AAA ATPase produces the protein MKYSRVKSAFVSGFEVKTILVEVDINSRSTQQVFKIVGMPNTAILESQKRVFSAIRNSGFNFPNGNVTVNLAPSNLKKQGTHFDLPISVGILLASKQINFDIDDYYIFGEIGLNGEIRGIPGITLLLLELAQKEKNAKFIIPKENEEEALFLEENNEVYVISHLSEIIYIFDNEKKEKYKAAPGEKFYEENEEQIDFSDIKGQYFAKRAAEIAAAGFHNLLMKGSPGSGKTMIARRIPTILPEMTREEIIESTKIYSIYGYLNKIIRKRPFRAPHHSASTASIIGGGSDSKPGEISLAHNGVLFLDEFPEFRTDVIEALRQPLEDGIVTISRAKVVATYPAKFMLVAAQNPCPCGYYGDPEHECTCSINQIINYNRKISGPISDRIDIKITVPRVKIDELLNDFSEESSEAIKERVERASKIQIKRQNKLNGKLTQKEVKKYIKLDEKAEEFLKEGAKAFKMTGRGINRVLKVSRTIADLNDSKYVTVEHVSEAFQYRGEENL
- a CDS encoding GNAT family N-acetyltransferase — encoded protein: MRKIYRNDYGDFFFHVKDNTEIINILENTINIPKRNIYFFSEVKNDTLYINNIGKFSVFKMKNKYVQGNTQTFLDFIIENEIIYSILKLLKKINIPFTVWDLINFYKSGYTFRFLGNENEILAFYIVKNNKVELMEFSVYNPSLILQALNDIKNYTADEYLISLYPSQEKLKNALKKYGAILQKEYYVFVKGNHGIHIDYPNKNDSKNLLDFFNTIFENSETLLTTADEFDLSEKEIKTLIDFSNKNFGFRTLIARYNENIIANCDIQWNLKRRRIQKTAKLGVSVLERFRGIGIGRLLIKNHITWCLENPKIHRLELEVFSNNPKAYELYKKLGFIEEGKRREAVYIKNKYYDIIMMGIITEPKNIFLENKRG